The window TGTAGCTCTTCATTAGAAGTAAAAGATTCAACTATCTCTTCAAACGCCTGAATCACCCGATAATAGTCAAATACCTCTGCTGAACCCAGAAGAACTTCTAACTCGACTAAACTTCCTCGGTCGTACTGTTCAACTCTAGAATCTGGCTGTATCGCGTCAACTTCGGAAGCAGTTACGTCGCTACCGATAAGGAAGTCTGGCGGGCCTTCTTCTGAATCAGCGGATGATATTATATCATCTTTCCTCATCTCATAGAACTCTTTGAAATTTGACTGTATAACGAACCGGCTAGTTTGCTCAGAATATTCCTCCGAGTTCCCACCGACAGTAGCACTTATCGGTCCAACCCCCCCGGTGATAGAGGATGAGATCCGTTCCTTTTGACCAGTGGTTTTTTGTTCAGTTATTCCACCTGTAGTAGAAGCTAGAAGACTAATCAGTGCCTGATTATCAATATACACGAATTCACGGAGTGGTGGTAGCGTATCTAAACCAAGCCAGGCCCTGAGAGAGAAATAGCGGCGCAGAAACCACCATTTTATACCTGACGTTACCCAAACAATAAATGATTTTACATATGGCAAGACCATATTTTATCCCTCTTTTCTAGCACCAATACGCTGTCGACTTTCCAAAATATCAGTCAACCGTATCCGATTGTTTGATTCACGTTCTTTTCCGACAGCTATGAGACCAGCTTCATCCAATAGTCCGTCAATTTCAGCTCCTGACCACCCATCAGTCATTTCAGCAATTTGTTCAGGGCTGACTCTGGAGGAGACTTCATATCTATTCATTAATGAATCAGCTATCTCGACCCGATCCTCGTAATCGGGCAAGGGGAATTTTATTTTCCAATCAAAACGACCGGACCGGAGAAGCGCATCATCAATATCTTCCAGTCGATTGGTTGAAGCGATAACTAGTATTCCCTCCTCACTTTGATCGAAACCATCCATAAGGGATAGAAGTTGAGCTACAACCCGATTCCCAAATTGCTGGTTCGGTCCGTCCCCCCGTTCGCTTCCGAGACTATCGAGTTCATCAAAAAACAAAATTGAGGGCTGATTATCTGCTGCATCCTCGAAAAGCCCCCTAATTATCTCCTCAGTTTCACCAACCCACTTCGTGACAATCTCTGGCCCCCGAATACGATAGAATGTAGCATCAGTCTCCGCAGCTAATATCCGCGCAAAATGAGTCTTGCCTGTCCCTGGTTTTCCATAAAAGATTGCCCCCATCTGGATATCTGTTCCAATCTCCTCTAACGCCTCTGGTTGGTTCAAAAACAGGTCGATCCGTTGTTTAAATTGGTCAAGCCGAACAGAACTCCCTCCAAAGTCATCATAGCTCAATCCGATTTCGTCAGATTCCTTCCGTAAGCGGCCAATAAACTCTGAACTTTCCGTGTCTGAATGTGCAGCAGGCAGTGCACGTAATGGTTCACTTTGTACAATATCTGCAATGGTATTCACATGAGTGATTTCGACTGTATTCCCGACATCTATCTGCTCACCACTATTGTTGATTACAGTCTTCAGGACAGTTCCTGTATTTACAATTATTTGATCTTCTTCAACTTTTTCGACCACCCCAAGAGAATTTCCTCGGTTTACACCACCAGATAAAAGTAGGCCATCAAACTGGACTGCATCATTATAGACATCTACCGATACGATATCGCCGATAGATAGGGATTCAGAATCAGGATATTCAAAATATCCCATCATTCCATTTTCTCGACGGACCATAACAACTCTGCCCTGGTCGGTGTCAAAGATATTCCAAACAGTAGCTATAGTCCCCATAGGTTTGGAATGCAATTAGTCTAAATTAGTATTTGTGTGATATGGCGGGGACGCAGTTGTTGAAGAAGATCGTCGAAGTTCAGCAAGAATTACGACATGTAACCCTCCATATCGCCTCTATAGTTGACTATCCATAGCCGAACAGTGGTATGTGATGTCGCACTTGTGATTGAGAACTGTCAGACCGTGTGAAACAAGGTTCTTGACCGTCAGCGTCGGTCACTCGTGGAGACTCAGAGCCACTCCACACCGAGCAACACCAGCGCCAGGAAGAGGTGTTCCCCGTCGGCGACGAACCCGTAGAACAGCGGGCCGCGATCGGGCGTCGCGACCACGGTATAACCGAGGACGTACGCGTCGAACGCCACCAGCACGAGATACCGCCCTGGTAGCACCCCGACGACTACGAGACCGACGACGACTGCGGCGGCGGCGACGGTCACGACGCCCGCGACCGCCCGAGTCGCCCGCGGCCCGAACTCGGTGGGCACCGTCCGGATACCCCGCTTCTGGTCGCCGTCGATGTCCTTGACGTCGAAGACGACCGCGGCGACGGCCAGCATGACGAAGACGTAGCCGGCTAGGAACGCCACCTCGACGGTCCAGTCGCCGCCGAAGTACACGCAGACGCCGAGGGGGATCACGCCCCAGGAGGCGCCGACGAGGAGGTTCTTCACCAGGAACAGTCGCTTGACCCGGAACAGCGAGTAGAGGGCGCCGACGACCAGCGGGAGGGCCATGAACTCGACCCGCGGCAGTCCCCGGGCCAGCGCGACGGCGACGGCGACCGCGTAGGCACAGACGGAGAGCACCAGCAGCGCGCGCCCGTACCGCCGGGTGAAGGCGGCTCGCTGCGGGACGTTCCGCTCGTCCTCCTCGACGTCCGTGATCCGGTTGAGGCTGTAGACGAACATCGTGACCGCGAACACGATGCAGACGGGCCCGGGTCGCAGCGGATAGCCGACCAGCAGCATCGTCGAGACGGCCACGCTCGCCGCCGCTATCGAGACGAACACGTTGCTGTGGACGAGCACGGCGATCGCGGTCAGCACCGCCGGCGCCCGTCCCCGCGGGTCGGGGCTGGTCGATCGGGTCATCGATGCCGTCCCGTCCGGGCTCGATCGACGACGACTCCGGCCACCACGCCGCCGCTTGCCCCTCCACCGGGAAAGACTCTGAGACGAACGTGTTCCGGACCGGTAGCGTCCCGGGGAACCCCCCAGAGGTGGCGGTCCGCGAACTCGATGATCGCGTCCCGGGAGCCTCGATCCGGCGTGTGGGCGGTCTCCCGGCGGTACCGGAGGGGTCGCCGGCGGTCCTCGGTGATGGGGTCGTCCCCGGGCGGAGGCCGTCGTCGACGTCGCAGTGACCCGGCCCCGCTGCGCCGGCGGGGCGACCCGAACGGTTTTGTCGACGGGGCGGCCTCACCGGATAGGACCGTGCCCGGAGCAGATATCGAGTTCCACCCGGTCGTGGCCGCGCTGTACGACCGGGTGCAGTGGTACTTCGAGCGGGTGCAGGCGCCCGAACACCGGGAGTACCTGGCGGCGGGGCTCGACGGTCGGGTGCTGGAGATCGGCGTGGGGACGGGCGCGATGCTGCCGTACTACGAGGCGGGGACCGACGTCCACGGCGTCGAACCGGACCCGGCGATGTGGCGGCGCGCTCGCGAGACGGCCGCGGACAGCGACGTCGACGTGCAGCTGGTCAGTGCGCGGGGGGAGTCGCTGCCCTACGAGGACGACGCGTTCGACTACGTCGTCGAGTGCGGCGTGTTCTGCTCGGTCCCGTCGATGGAGCCGATGCTGGCGGAGATCGCCCGGGTGCTCCGGGACGACGGCGAATTCCGGTTTCTGGACCACGTCCGGTCCGACGGACTGATCGGGCGGAGCCAGGACGCGCTGACGCCGCTGTGGCGACGGATCGGCGGCAACTGCCACCTGAACCGACGCGTGCGGCCGCTGATCGAGGCGTCCGATCGCCTGACGCTGGCCGAGTTCGACCGGCCGACGATCGGCTACTGGCCGATCCGGGAGTTCGCTCGCGGCACCGCGACGCTCTGCGACTGACGGGCGATTTCCGTCCGAAGCGCGCGTCG of the Halomicrobium salinisoli genome contains:
- a CDS encoding ATP-binding protein, with translation MGTIATVWNIFDTDQGRVVMVRRENGMMGYFEYPDSESLSIGDIVSVDVYNDAVQFDGLLLSGGVNRGNSLGVVEKVEEDQIIVNTGTVLKTVINNSGEQIDVGNTVEITHVNTIADIVQSEPLRALPAAHSDTESSEFIGRLRKESDEIGLSYDDFGGSSVRLDQFKQRIDLFLNQPEALEEIGTDIQMGAIFYGKPGTGKTHFARILAAETDATFYRIRGPEIVTKWVGETEEIIRGLFEDAADNQPSILFFDELDSLGSERGDGPNQQFGNRVVAQLLSLMDGFDQSEEGILVIASTNRLEDIDDALLRSGRFDWKIKFPLPDYEDRVEIADSLMNRYEVSSRVSPEQIAEMTDGWSGAEIDGLLDEAGLIAVGKERESNNRIRLTDILESRQRIGARKEG
- a CDS encoding UbiA family prenyltransferase — encoded protein: MTRSTSPDPRGRAPAVLTAIAVLVHSNVFVSIAAASVAVSTMLLVGYPLRPGPVCIVFAVTMFVYSLNRITDVEEDERNVPQRAAFTRRYGRALLVLSVCAYAVAVAVALARGLPRVEFMALPLVVGALYSLFRVKRLFLVKNLLVGASWGVIPLGVCVYFGGDWTVEVAFLAGYVFVMLAVAAVVFDVKDIDGDQKRGIRTVPTEFGPRATRAVAGVVTVAAAAVVVGLVVVGVLPGRYLVLVAFDAYVLGYTVVATPDRGPLFYGFVADGEHLFLALVLLGVEWL
- a CDS encoding class I SAM-dependent methyltransferase produces the protein MPGADIEFHPVVAALYDRVQWYFERVQAPEHREYLAAGLDGRVLEIGVGTGAMLPYYEAGTDVHGVEPDPAMWRRARETAADSDVDVQLVSARGESLPYEDDAFDYVVECGVFCSVPSMEPMLAEIARVLRDDGEFRFLDHVRSDGLIGRSQDALTPLWRRIGGNCHLNRRVRPLIEASDRLTLAEFDRPTIGYWPIREFARGTATLCD